In Halobaculum rubrum, the following are encoded in one genomic region:
- a CDS encoding helix-turn-helix domain-containing protein — translation MVPLGGKAIPFVRIHNGARDEFERATRAHPSVEKLELVNSHDGEMLYALDWEPSEGTLLQAILDLGGAMLSATGTAEVWSFELRFPTHEALSAFQEYYIERDIQVSIKHIYNPTRPDAGPWYGLTPQQRETLTYAVESGYYSLPRDVSTQELADAFDISDQAVTERLRRGISALVSNTLLVEAEAA, via the coding sequence ATGGTGCCATTGGGAGGGAAAGCGATACCGTTCGTTCGCATTCACAACGGGGCTCGGGATGAGTTCGAACGTGCGACTCGAGCGCACCCGTCGGTCGAAAAACTCGAACTCGTCAACTCACACGACGGGGAGATGCTGTACGCGCTGGATTGGGAGCCGTCTGAGGGGACGCTGTTGCAGGCGATCCTCGATCTGGGAGGGGCCATGTTGAGCGCGACCGGCACGGCCGAGGTGTGGAGCTTTGAACTCAGGTTTCCGACCCACGAGGCGCTCTCGGCGTTTCAAGAGTACTACATCGAACGAGACATTCAGGTGTCGATCAAGCACATCTACAATCCGACGAGACCCGATGCTGGCCCGTGGTACGGACTGACGCCACAGCAGCGTGAAACGCTCACGTACGCGGTCGAATCGGGATACTACTCGCTGCCGCGTGACGTATCGACACAGGAGCTTGCGGACGCGTTCGATATCTCGGATCAGGCTGTCACCGAGCGGCTCCGCCGTGGGATCTCCGCGCTGGTGTCGAACACGCTGTTGGTTGAAGCCGAGGCCGCCTGA
- a CDS encoding potassium channel family protein, translating to MHRDEPVEYEPVSVKAVLAEMKDTAELLIDLSYSAVLHGSPELAAEVLTLESRMDVLQLQARMSVMMAARSPEDVEDLAPVLGVIGAAEKISDAAGDIAKVVLEEVGLPDAMRAALPEAVETLVRVPVADDSPYLGRTLEHINMETETGVRVIAVRREQATGKAGWITNPGRDTDLRADDTLILRGFEEGLREVYEAASGEPYEPLEAPDPAVEDLERAVDSIVLMKNMSELAVDLAYGAVLFDSRGVAEEVAELEAEVDALKSRFEAWTLRAAARVDDPVSLRGLVHLASATEVISDAALEISEGVLRGLKAHPVVAEAVEESDEIIVRAVVARGSELADATLGDREVKTETGMRVIAVRRGRGDADAGGDGPDGESAAAGDGDDGGEWIVSPGAGTQLRAGDVLIAKGTRAGAERFTAMAGSPQEFDGD from the coding sequence ATGCACCGAGACGAGCCCGTCGAGTACGAGCCGGTGAGCGTGAAGGCCGTGTTGGCCGAGATGAAAGACACCGCGGAGCTGCTCATCGACCTGTCGTACTCGGCGGTGCTCCACGGGAGTCCCGAGCTCGCCGCGGAGGTGCTGACGCTCGAATCGCGGATGGACGTCCTCCAGTTGCAGGCGCGCATGAGCGTGATGATGGCCGCGCGCTCGCCGGAGGACGTCGAGGACCTGGCGCCCGTGTTGGGCGTCATCGGCGCCGCGGAGAAGATCAGCGACGCCGCGGGCGACATCGCGAAGGTCGTGCTCGAGGAGGTGGGGCTTCCCGACGCGATGCGCGCCGCGCTGCCGGAGGCCGTCGAGACGCTCGTGCGCGTTCCCGTAGCCGACGACTCCCCGTACCTCGGGCGGACGCTCGAGCACATCAACATGGAGACCGAGACGGGCGTCCGCGTCATCGCCGTCCGCCGCGAGCAGGCGACCGGCAAGGCCGGCTGGATCACCAACCCCGGCCGCGACACGGATCTCCGGGCGGACGATACGCTGATCCTCCGAGGGTTCGAGGAGGGGCTTCGGGAGGTGTACGAGGCGGCCTCCGGGGAGCCGTACGAACCGCTCGAGGCGCCGGACCCCGCAGTCGAGGACCTCGAACGCGCCGTCGACTCCATCGTCCTGATGAAGAACATGAGCGAGCTCGCGGTCGATCTGGCCTACGGCGCCGTGCTGTTCGACAGCCGCGGCGTCGCCGAGGAGGTCGCCGAGCTGGAGGCGGAGGTGGACGCGCTCAAGTCGCGCTTCGAGGCGTGGACGCTCCGGGCGGCCGCCCGCGTCGACGACCCGGTGTCGCTGCGGGGACTGGTGCACCTCGCGTCGGCGACCGAGGTGATCAGCGACGCCGCCCTCGAGATCAGCGAGGGCGTCCTTCGCGGGCTGAAAGCGCACCCGGTCGTCGCGGAGGCCGTCGAGGAGTCCGACGAGATCATCGTCCGCGCGGTCGTCGCTCGGGGCTCGGAGCTCGCGGACGCGACGCTCGGCGACCGGGAAGTGAAGACGGAGACGGGCATGCGCGTCATCGCCGTCCGTCGCGGTCGCGGGGACGCCGACGCGGGCGGAGACGGACCCGACGGCGAGTCGGCCGCCGCCGGCGACGGCGACGACGGCGGCGAGTGGATCGTCTCGCCGGGCGCGGGGACGCAGCTCCGTGCCGGCGACGTGCTCATCGCGAAAGGCACCCGCGCGGGCGCCGAGCGGTTCACGGCGATGGCCGGCTCCCCGCAGGAGTTCGACGGCGACTGA
- a CDS encoding FAD-dependent oxidoreductase, giving the protein MDATVAVRSVTEVGPDTVAVTLDSPAGFDGKPGQFVRLTAVVDGEEESRFYTISSPDTDNTYETTVGLDGGDFSAHLAALSEGDEVEMTGPFGDDYYEGEARAVVLAGGPGVGPAVAIAEATLAAGNEAAVVYRDDEPAHTERLDDLRERGASVVVTDGAVDDAVAAAVTDRDGEQVFVYGFADFVDEATAALEAAGYASDAKIENFG; this is encoded by the coding sequence ATGGACGCCACAGTCGCGGTGCGGTCCGTCACGGAGGTCGGTCCCGACACGGTCGCGGTGACGCTCGACTCGCCCGCCGGATTCGACGGGAAGCCCGGGCAGTTCGTGCGACTCACCGCCGTCGTCGACGGCGAGGAGGAGTCCCGGTTTTACACGATCTCCTCGCCGGACACCGACAACACCTACGAGACGACCGTCGGCCTCGACGGCGGCGACTTCTCCGCGCACCTCGCGGCGCTGTCCGAGGGTGACGAGGTCGAGATGACCGGCCCGTTCGGCGACGACTACTACGAGGGGGAGGCGCGCGCGGTCGTTCTCGCGGGGGGTCCCGGCGTGGGTCCCGCGGTCGCCATCGCGGAGGCCACGCTCGCGGCGGGCAACGAGGCCGCCGTCGTCTACCGCGACGACGAGCCGGCCCACACGGAGCGCCTCGACGACCTGCGCGAGCGAGGCGCGAGCGTCGTCGTCACCGACGGCGCCGTCGACGACGCGGTCGCGGCGGCGGTGACGGACCGTGACGGCGAGCAGGTGTTCGTCTACGGCTTCGCCGACTTCGTCGACGAGGCGACCGCGGCGCTGGAGGCGGCCGGATATGCCAGCGACGCGAAGATCGAGAACTTCGGGTGA
- a CDS encoding 2-oxoacid:acceptor oxidoreductase subunit alpha, which translates to MPADFNWAIGGEAGDGIDSTGKVFAQALSRAGRHVFTSKDFASRIRGGYTAYKVRTSTEKVRSVVDRLDVLVALTPRTIEENLDELHEGSVIIYDGERTTMADVEIPEGMVGLDVPLKRLAEDAGGAVMRNVVALGAACEATSFDIEHLDSSLKKHFGDKGQSIVDNNKQAARLGQEHVRDNYPDADLDYDLDTTDNDYILLNGDEAIGMGAIAAGCKYYAGYPITPATDVMTYLKGRIEHFGGHVVQAEDELAAINLALGAARAGARSMTATSGPGIDLMAETFGLVATSETPLVVVDVMRSGPSTGMPTKQEQGDLNMMLYGGHGEIPRFVLAPTTVNECFWKTVEAFNLAEKYQTPVYLAADLAMAVTEQTFEPDAFDMDAVEIDRGKVVDEESIADHQTESGGFKPHEITEDGVSPRAIPGTEGGAHMSTGLEHDEQGRRTEDTEMRVEQVDKRNRKIETAREREDLSPREFGDPDSDNLVVTWGSNEGTLVEALEFLEEADIDVRILSVPYLFPRPDLTEEFEAADEVVVVECNATGQFADVVEHDTLQRVKRVNKYNGVQFKADELAEDIKETLAASQEVEA; encoded by the coding sequence ATGCCAGCGGACTTCAACTGGGCCATCGGCGGAGAGGCCGGCGATGGCATCGACTCCACCGGGAAGGTCTTCGCGCAGGCGCTCTCCCGTGCGGGTCGACACGTCTTCACGTCGAAGGACTTCGCCTCCCGGATCCGGGGCGGCTACACCGCGTACAAGGTACGTACGTCAACCGAGAAGGTCCGGTCGGTCGTGGATCGACTGGACGTCCTCGTCGCGCTCACGCCCCGAACGATCGAGGAGAACCTCGACGAGCTCCACGAGGGCTCGGTCATCATCTACGACGGCGAGCGGACCACGATGGCCGACGTCGAGATCCCCGAGGGGATGGTCGGACTCGACGTCCCGCTCAAGCGTCTCGCGGAGGACGCCGGCGGCGCCGTCATGCGCAACGTCGTCGCGCTGGGCGCCGCCTGTGAGGCGACGAGCTTCGACATCGAGCACCTCGACTCCTCGCTGAAGAAGCACTTCGGCGACAAGGGACAGTCCATCGTCGACAACAACAAGCAGGCGGCCCGGCTCGGTCAGGAGCACGTCCGGGACAACTACCCCGACGCCGACCTCGACTACGACCTGGATACGACCGACAACGACTACATCCTGCTCAACGGCGACGAGGCGATCGGCATGGGCGCCATCGCGGCCGGCTGTAAGTACTACGCGGGGTACCCGATCACGCCCGCGACGGACGTGATGACGTACCTGAAGGGCCGCATCGAGCACTTCGGCGGCCACGTCGTCCAGGCGGAAGACGAGCTCGCGGCGATCAACCTCGCGCTCGGCGCCGCGCGCGCCGGCGCCCGCTCGATGACCGCCACCTCCGGCCCCGGCATCGACCTGATGGCCGAGACGTTCGGCCTGGTGGCGACCTCCGAGACGCCGCTCGTCGTCGTCGACGTGATGCGCTCGGGTCCCTCCACGGGGATGCCGACCAAGCAGGAGCAGGGCGACCTCAACATGATGCTGTACGGCGGGCACGGCGAGATCCCGCGGTTCGTCCTCGCGCCCACCACCGTCAACGAGTGCTTCTGGAAGACCGTCGAGGCGTTCAACCTCGCCGAGAAGTACCAGACACCGGTGTACCTCGCGGCCGACCTCGCGATGGCGGTCACCGAGCAGACGTTCGAGCCGGACGCGTTCGACATGGACGCCGTCGAGATCGACCGCGGCAAGGTCGTCGACGAGGAGTCCATCGCCGACCACCAGACCGAGTCGGGCGGGTTCAAGCCCCACGAGATCACCGAGGACGGCGTCTCCCCGCGCGCGATACCCGGAACCGAGGGCGGCGCCCACATGTCCACCGGGCTGGAACACGACGAGCAGGGCCGCCGGACCGAGGACACCGAGATGCGCGTCGAGCAGGTCGACAAGCGCAACCGGAAGATCGAGACCGCCCGCGAGCGCGAGGACCTCTCCCCGCGCGAGTTCGGCGACCCGGACTCCGACAACCTCGTCGTCACGTGGGGGTCCAACGAGGGAACCCTCGTGGAGGCGCTCGAGTTCCTCGAGGAGGCGGACATCGACGTACGGATCCTCTCGGTGCCGTACCTGTTCCCGCGGCCGGACCTCACGGAGGAGTTCGAGGCGGCCGACGAGGTCGTCGTCGTCGAGTGTAACGCGACGGGGCAGTTCGCGGACGTCGTCGAGCACGACACGCTCCAGCGCGTGAAGCGGGTCAACAAGTACAACGGCGTGCAATTCAAGGCGGACGAGCTCGCAGAAGACATCAAGGAGACCCTGGCGGCGAGCCAGGAGGTGGAAGCATGA
- a CDS encoding alkaline phosphatase family protein translates to MGLFDRLRGDDDPRVAFIGIDGVPHSLLADHPDRFPNFAALADEGTAAAIDSIVPPESSACWPALTTGVNPGETGVYGFQDREIGSYDTYVPMGRDVQATRIWDRIADDGRDATVLNVPVTFPPQRNVQRMVSGFLSPGVDKAAYPDDLRDYLDSIDYRIDTNAKLGHNEDKSEFLDVSHETLDKRFEAFSHYLEQDDWDLFFGVFMTTDRVNHFLFEDYARDGEYYEEFMEFYEKVDDYVGEIRNMLPEDVTLVVASDHGFTVQDYEVEINQWLQDEGWLSFEDDDHEELSDIDDDTRAYSLIPGRLYINLEGREPRGSVPEQDYDAVRDELKAEIEALEGPDGTPVAKRVVEKEEAFRGDHDDIAPDLTIIPNHGFDLKAKFKPHDDGVFSTGPRNGMHSFENATLFVDEPDASIADADLFDIAPTILELMDVDHARADFDGASLV, encoded by the coding sequence ATGGGACTATTCGATCGGCTCCGCGGGGACGACGATCCCCGAGTCGCGTTCATCGGTATCGACGGGGTGCCGCACTCGCTGCTTGCGGATCATCCCGACCGGTTCCCGAACTTCGCCGCGCTCGCCGACGAGGGGACGGCCGCCGCCATCGACTCGATCGTTCCGCCGGAGTCGTCCGCCTGCTGGCCGGCGCTCACGACGGGCGTGAATCCGGGGGAGACGGGAGTGTACGGCTTCCAGGACCGAGAGATCGGGAGCTACGACACGTACGTTCCGATGGGCCGTGACGTGCAGGCGACGCGCATCTGGGACCGGATCGCCGACGACGGTCGCGACGCGACCGTCCTGAACGTCCCGGTGACGTTCCCGCCCCAGCGCAACGTCCAGCGGATGGTCTCCGGGTTCCTCTCGCCGGGCGTCGACAAGGCCGCCTACCCCGACGACCTGCGCGACTACCTGGACTCGATCGACTACCGCATCGACACGAACGCCAAGCTCGGGCACAACGAGGACAAATCGGAGTTCCTCGACGTCTCCCACGAGACCCTCGACAAGCGGTTCGAGGCGTTCAGCCACTACCTCGAGCAGGACGACTGGGACCTGTTCTTCGGCGTCTTCATGACGACCGACCGGGTGAACCACTTCCTGTTCGAGGACTACGCCCGCGACGGCGAGTACTACGAGGAGTTCATGGAGTTCTACGAGAAGGTCGACGACTACGTCGGCGAGATCCGCAACATGCTCCCCGAGGACGTGACGCTCGTCGTCGCCTCCGACCACGGGTTCACCGTCCAGGACTACGAGGTCGAGATCAACCAGTGGCTTCAAGACGAGGGGTGGCTCTCCTTCGAGGACGACGACCACGAGGAACTGAGCGACATCGACGACGACACGCGGGCGTACTCGCTCATCCCCGGCCGACTCTACATCAACCTCGAGGGGCGCGAACCTCGCGGGTCGGTGCCGGAGCAGGACTACGACGCCGTCCGGGACGAGCTGAAAGCCGAGATCGAGGCGCTCGAAGGCCCCGACGGCACGCCGGTGGCCAAGCGCGTCGTCGAGAAGGAGGAGGCGTTCCGCGGCGACCACGACGACATCGCGCCGGACCTGACGATCATCCCGAACCACGGGTTCGACCTGAAGGCGAAGTTCAAGCCGCACGACGACGGCGTTTTCTCGACTGGCCCGCGCAACGGGATGCACAGCTTCGAGAACGCGACCCTGTTCGTCGACGAGCCCGACGCGTCGATCGCCGACGCGGACCTGTTCGACATCGCGCCGACGATCCTCGAGCTGATGGACGTGGATCACGCCCGCGCCGACTTCGACGGCGCCAGTCTCGTCTAG
- a CDS encoding DUF7536 family protein, which yields MSEESREAGDRSDPAESRPDRPPIAGLLETLSVKRNAAVGAVVGVALAVVVYAVRALELLGPAGGTREYPVLGPDGYFLLLAFVLASATTLFVAAVLTVIAAVRALRAGDSS from the coding sequence GTGAGCGAGGAGTCACGCGAGGCCGGTGACCGGTCCGACCCCGCCGAGTCGCGTCCGGACCGTCCCCCGATCGCGGGGTTGCTGGAGACGCTGTCGGTGAAACGCAACGCGGCGGTCGGGGCGGTCGTCGGCGTCGCGCTCGCAGTCGTCGTGTACGCGGTGCGGGCGCTCGAACTGCTCGGTCCGGCCGGGGGCACCCGCGAGTACCCCGTGCTCGGTCCGGACGGCTACTTCCTGCTGCTCGCGTTCGTGCTCGCGTCGGCGACGACGCTGTTCGTCGCCGCCGTGTTGACTGTCATCGCGGCGGTTCGCGCGCTCCGCGCCGGCGATTCCTCCTGA
- a CDS encoding 2-oxoacid:ferredoxin oxidoreductase subunit beta, giving the protein MSSQVRFTDFKSDKQPTWCPGCGDFGTMNGMMKALAETGNDPDNTFVVAGIGCSGKIGTYMHSYAIHGVHGRALPVGAGVKMANPDLEVMVAGGDGDGYSIGAGHFVHAVRRNVDMSYIVMDNRIYGLTKGQASPTSREDFETSTTPDGPQQPPVNPLALALASGATFIAQSFSSDALRHQEIVQQAIEHDGFGFVNVFSPCVTFNDVDTYDYFRDSLVDLAETDYDPTDRDAAKEKVLDADKEYMGVLYQDEDSQSYEQTHGLDSDMSEIDHEGAPEDATDLVREFY; this is encoded by the coding sequence ATGAGTTCCCAGGTAAGGTTCACCGACTTCAAATCCGACAAGCAGCCCACGTGGTGTCCCGGGTGCGGCGACTTCGGGACGATGAACGGCATGATGAAGGCGCTCGCGGAGACGGGCAACGACCCCGACAACACGTTCGTCGTCGCCGGCATCGGCTGTTCGGGCAAGATCGGCACGTACATGCACAGCTACGCCATCCACGGCGTCCACGGCCGCGCGCTTCCGGTCGGCGCGGGCGTGAAGATGGCCAACCCCGACCTGGAAGTGATGGTCGCGGGCGGCGACGGCGACGGCTACTCCATCGGCGCGGGGCACTTCGTCCACGCCGTCCGCCGCAACGTCGACATGAGCTACATCGTGATGGACAACCGCATCTACGGGCTGACGAAGGGGCAGGCCTCCCCGACCAGCCGGGAGGACTTCGAAACCTCCACGACGCCGGACGGGCCCCAGCAGCCCCCCGTCAACCCGCTCGCGCTCGCGCTCGCCTCGGGCGCGACGTTCATCGCGCAGTCGTTCTCCAGCGACGCCCTGCGTCACCAGGAGATCGTCCAGCAGGCCATCGAGCACGACGGCTTCGGCTTCGTGAACGTGTTCTCGCCGTGCGTGACGTTCAACGACGTGGACACGTACGACTACTTCCGCGACTCGCTGGTCGACCTCGCCGAGACGGACTACGACCCGACCGACCGCGACGCGGCCAAGGAGAAGGTCCTCGACGCCGACAAGGAGTACATGGGCGTGCTCTATCAGGACGAGGACAGTCAGTCGTACGAGCAGACCCACGGCCTCGACTCCGACATGAGCGAGATCGACCACGAGGGCGCGCCCGAGGACGCGACGGACCTCGTGAGAGAGTTCTACTAA
- a CDS encoding CBS domain-containing protein: MSSNGRTTVREVMSSPLETIGSDATVREAARKMREKEVSALVVLTSPRAIVSSTDVIEAVADGRNVAELQVADVMTTDVETVTPDLYMEEVAEMMTTYGIKHLPVVDDDYVGMVSSTDVTASRS; the protein is encoded by the coding sequence ATGAGTTCCAACGGGAGAACGACCGTCAGAGAGGTAATGTCGTCGCCGCTGGAGACGATCGGGAGCGACGCGACGGTACGGGAGGCGGCCCGGAAGATGCGGGAGAAAGAGGTCAGCGCGCTGGTCGTTTTGACCTCCCCGCGGGCGATCGTCAGCAGCACCGACGTGATCGAGGCCGTCGCCGACGGCCGGAACGTCGCCGAGCTGCAGGTGGCGGACGTGATGACGACCGACGTCGAGACCGTCACCCCCGACCTCTACATGGAGGAGGTCGCCGAGATGATGACGACGTACGGCATCAAACACCTCCCCGTCGTCGACGACGACTACGTCGGGATGGTCTCCTCGACCGACGTCACCGCCTCCCGCTCCTGA
- a CDS encoding electron transfer flavoprotein subunit beta/FixA family protein yields the protein MKILVTVKEVAEAADDFEIEGTDIGEQFLEYDLNEWDDYAVEAAVQLSETYDDVEVVSATIGPERSEETIRMALAKGVDRAIRVWDDDVAAADLDVAAKTRLFAAVVEEEEPDLVLSGVQAADDGFGATGVSLADEIGFDWAAVVNHLETEDDLSLAHVHRELEGGIEELTDVDLPAVLTIQTGLNEPRYASLRGIRQAQSKEIAEFGLADLGLDADAVASPISRTGMYEPETESDATYFDGAADEQAAELAAVLREKGVVSE from the coding sequence ATGAAGATCCTCGTCACGGTCAAGGAGGTCGCGGAAGCGGCCGACGACTTCGAGATCGAGGGGACAGACATCGGGGAGCAGTTCCTCGAATACGACCTCAACGAGTGGGACGACTACGCCGTCGAGGCGGCCGTCCAGCTCTCTGAGACGTACGACGACGTGGAGGTCGTCTCCGCGACGATCGGTCCCGAGCGCTCCGAGGAGACGATCCGGATGGCGCTCGCGAAGGGCGTCGACCGCGCGATCCGCGTGTGGGACGACGACGTCGCCGCCGCCGACCTCGATGTGGCGGCCAAGACGCGCCTGTTCGCGGCCGTCGTCGAGGAGGAGGAGCCCGACCTCGTGCTCTCGGGCGTGCAGGCGGCCGACGACGGCTTCGGCGCCACCGGCGTCTCGCTGGCCGACGAGATCGGCTTCGACTGGGCGGCGGTCGTCAACCACCTGGAGACCGAGGACGATCTCTCGCTGGCCCACGTCCACCGCGAGCTGGAGGGCGGCATCGAGGAACTGACCGACGTGGACCTTCCCGCGGTCCTCACCATCCAGACGGGGCTGAACGAGCCGCGGTACGCCAGCCTCCGCGGTATCCGCCAGGCACAGAGCAAGGAGATAGCCGAGTTCGGGCTCGCCGACTTAGGGCTCGACGCCGACGCGGTCGCCTCGCCCATCTCGCGCACCGGGATGTACGAGCCGGAGACGGAGTCGGACGCGACGTACTTCGACGGGGCGGCAGACGAGCAGGCCGCGGAGTTGGCTGCCGTGCTCCGAGAGAAGGGGGTGGTCTCGGAATGA
- a CDS encoding MFS transporter codes for MSDDGREGADTGRAGGNADSPGDDGDPDPFDAFRQLRALPGDVLVLSLAMFAFSLGFQATGRYLPQYLAVLGASSLALGAYGSVGNLVSAAFPYPGGALSDRLGSRTSLTLFGLASTLGFLVWWAADPFRTVAVGPTNLAVVLVFVGLFLSQAWKSFGLGATFAIVKQSVPPNRLASGFAATETVRRTAFLLGPLLVAGVLSVSAFTEGFRLVLLGAALVGGIATVAQFALYDASNDSIGKSFEGVGMVVDDLRSLPDTLRPLLVGDTLVRFANGMVYVFFVRVVVDVLAVGARLPVVGDLSPEAYFGVLLGIEMAVALLTMVPVARLARSVGLKPVVALGFAVYAVFPVTLIFAPPDATVLAALFAFSGLRFAGLPAHKALIVGPAEADAGGRVTGTYYLVRNVVTVPSALVGGWIYGRSPEVAFTLATVVGLVGVAFFLLRGREFAAYANA; via the coding sequence ATGTCGGACGACGGCCGCGAGGGAGCCGACACCGGTCGCGCCGGCGGAAACGCCGATAGCCCCGGCGACGACGGCGATCCCGACCCGTTCGACGCGTTCCGACAGCTTCGAGCGCTCCCCGGCGACGTGCTCGTGTTGTCGCTGGCGATGTTCGCGTTCAGCCTCGGCTTTCAGGCGACCGGCCGCTACCTCCCGCAGTATCTCGCGGTGCTGGGCGCGTCCAGCCTCGCGCTCGGGGCGTACGGCTCCGTCGGCAACCTCGTCTCGGCGGCGTTCCCGTACCCCGGGGGCGCGCTGTCGGACCGGCTCGGATCGCGCACCTCGCTCACGCTGTTCGGACTCGCCTCGACGCTCGGATTCCTCGTGTGGTGGGCGGCGGACCCGTTCCGGACCGTCGCCGTCGGGCCGACGAACCTCGCGGTCGTCCTGGTGTTTGTGGGGCTGTTTCTCTCGCAGGCGTGGAAGTCGTTCGGTCTCGGCGCGACCTTCGCGATCGTGAAGCAGTCGGTGCCGCCGAACCGGCTCGCCTCGGGCTTTGCAGCCACCGAGACGGTCCGGCGGACGGCGTTCCTGCTCGGTCCGCTGCTCGTCGCCGGCGTGCTCTCAGTGTCCGCGTTCACCGAGGGCTTCCGGCTCGTGTTGCTCGGGGCGGCGCTCGTCGGGGGGATCGCCACCGTCGCGCAGTTCGCGCTGTACGACGCGTCCAACGACTCCATCGGGAAGTCGTTCGAGGGCGTCGGCATGGTCGTTGACGACCTCCGATCGCTCCCCGACACCCTGCGCCCGCTGCTCGTCGGCGACACGCTGGTCCGCTTCGCCAACGGGATGGTGTACGTGTTCTTCGTGCGCGTCGTCGTCGACGTGCTCGCCGTGGGCGCGAGGCTCCCCGTCGTCGGCGATCTCTCGCCGGAGGCGTACTTCGGCGTCCTGTTGGGGATCGAGATGGCCGTCGCTCTCCTGACGATGGTGCCCGTCGCGCGCCTCGCGCGGTCGGTCGGCCTCAAGCCGGTGGTCGCGCTCGGCTTCGCCGTCTACGCGGTGTTCCCCGTGACGTTGATCTTCGCGCCCCCGGACGCGACGGTGCTGGCGGCGCTGTTCGCGTTCTCCGGGCTCCGGTTCGCGGGGCTTCCCGCGCACAAGGCGCTCATCGTCGGCCCGGCCGAGGCCGACGCCGGCGGCCGCGTCACGGGGACGTACTACCTCGTCCGCAACGTGGTCACGGTTCCGAGCGCCCTCGTCGGCGGGTGGATCTACGGTCGCTCGCCGGAGGTGGCGTTCACGCTCGCGACGGTCGTCGGCCTCGTCGGGGTCGCGTTCTTCCTCCTGCGCGGCCGGGAGTTCGCCGCGTACGCGAACGCGTGA
- a CDS encoding electron transfer flavoprotein subunit alpha/FixB family protein codes for MSDVLAVADHRRGAVRDVSFELVRAGRELADDLGGELHLAVIAGDVDEFADRLSLAGVDAIHTVEAGEEFNHDLYAGATVALFEELGPTAVLMPNSVNGLDYAPAVANRLDVPLVADAVDLAYDDGLEATREMYGSKVETTLEVSEEPVAVTVRGGEWPAVEETADVPVDAFEYDFDESASGARVQGFQEVGAGDVDIADAEFLVSIGRGIEEEENLELIEELAEVTGATMSSSRPIVDSGWLPKNRQVGQSGKQVTPDVYLAIGISGAVQHVAGMKGAETIIAINTDPNAPIFDIADYGIVGDLFDVVPALIDQFE; via the coding sequence ATGAGCGACGTGCTCGCGGTCGCCGACCACCGCCGCGGCGCCGTGCGCGACGTGAGCTTCGAGCTGGTCCGCGCCGGGCGCGAACTGGCCGACGACCTCGGCGGGGAGCTCCACCTCGCGGTGATCGCCGGCGACGTGGACGAGTTCGCCGACCGGCTCTCGCTTGCGGGCGTCGACGCGATCCACACGGTCGAGGCGGGCGAGGAGTTCAACCACGACCTGTACGCCGGCGCGACCGTCGCGCTGTTCGAGGAACTCGGTCCGACGGCCGTGCTCATGCCGAACTCGGTCAACGGGCTCGACTACGCGCCGGCGGTGGCGAACCGCCTCGACGTGCCGCTGGTCGCCGACGCGGTCGACCTCGCGTACGACGACGGGCTGGAGGCGACCCGCGAGATGTACGGCTCGAAGGTCGAGACGACCCTCGAGGTGAGCGAGGAGCCCGTCGCCGTCACCGTGCGCGGCGGCGAGTGGCCCGCCGTCGAGGAGACCGCCGACGTGCCCGTCGATGCGTTCGAGTACGACTTCGACGAGTCGGCGTCCGGCGCCCGCGTTCAGGGCTTCCAGGAGGTCGGCGCCGGCGACGTGGACATCGCCGACGCGGAGTTCCTCGTCTCGATCGGTCGCGGCATCGAGGAGGAGGAGAACCTCGAACTCATCGAGGAGCTCGCCGAGGTCACCGGCGCGACGATGTCCTCCTCGCGACCCATCGTCGACAGCGGCTGGCTCCCGAAGAACCGCCAGGTCGGCCAGTCGGGCAAGCAGGTGACGCCGGACGTGTATCTCGCGATCGGAATCTCCGGAGCCGTCCAGCACGTCGCCGGGATGAAGGGCGCCGAGACGATCATCGCGATCAACACCGACCCGAACGCCCCGATCTTCGACATCGCCGACTACGGGATCGTCGGCGACCTGTTCGACGTGGTGCCCGCGCTGATCGACCAGTTCGAGTAG